In Buchnera aphidicola (Ceratoglyphina bambusae), a single window of DNA contains:
- the hisS gene encoding histidine--tRNA ligase encodes MTKIIKLVKGTHDYLGKDIYLLNYLIKTCKNVLKKYCYNEIITPIIEQTKLFKLSIGNNTDIIDKEMYSFLDKHKNEITLRPEGTSGCIRLIIEKNLLYNNKIQKLWYFGPMFRYENTQKGRYRQFNQLGVEVIGIKSIYIEVEIILITIKIWKSIGILKNLRLEINSIGSLKDRFKYKKKLNHYLKNKKKIINKYYNKNYKKNPFRLLESNNLYIKKILKKAPSLYDYLNKKSLLKFKELCKILNKFKIKFHINKNLIRGLNYYNDTVFEWKNNKINSQSTICAGGRYDNLISMLGGKNSYSFGFAIGIERLMILIKSLKEKKVKKRLIDIEIIFLEKEAILKSINLSEKVRKIFPKLKILVNFCNEKLKKKLSKSSKNNVKVVLIIGKNEIKNKFFTFKNLEKNKQKEYSYKKLIKKISNTFKYKK; translated from the coding sequence ATGACAAAAATAATTAAATTAGTTAAAGGAACTCATGACTATTTAGGCAAAGATATATATTTATTAAATTATTTAATAAAAACATGTAAAAATGTATTAAAAAAATATTGTTATAATGAAATAATAACTCCTATTATTGAACAAACAAAATTATTTAAATTGTCCATAGGAAATAATACAGATATTATAGACAAAGAAATGTATTCTTTTTTAGACAAACATAAAAATGAAATAACATTAAGGCCTGAAGGTACATCTGGATGTATAAGATTAATAATAGAAAAAAATTTATTATATAATAATAAAATACAAAAATTATGGTATTTTGGGCCTATGTTTAGATACGAAAATACACAAAAAGGTAGATATAGACAATTTAACCAATTAGGAGTAGAAGTTATAGGAATAAAAAGCATTTATATAGAAGTAGAAATAATTTTAATAACAATAAAAATATGGAAATCTATAGGTATATTGAAAAATTTAAGATTAGAAATAAATTCAATTGGATCATTAAAAGATAGATTTAAATATAAAAAAAAATTAAACCATTATCTGAAAAATAAAAAAAAAATTATAAATAAATATTATAATAAAAATTACAAAAAAAATCCATTTAGATTGTTAGAGAGTAATAATTTATATATAAAAAAAATTTTAAAAAAAGCTCCATCATTATATGATTACTTAAATAAAAAATCATTATTAAAATTTAAAGAATTATGTAAAATATTAAATAAATTTAAAATTAAATTTCATATTAATAAAAATTTAATAAGAGGATTAAACTATTATAATGATACAGTATTTGAGTGGAAAAATAATAAAATAAACTCTCAAAGTACAATATGTGCTGGAGGACGTTATGATAATTTAATTTCCATGTTAGGAGGTAAAAATTCTTATTCATTTGGTTTTGCTATAGGAATAGAAAGATTAATGATATTAATAAAATCTTTAAAAGAAAAAAAAGTTAAAAAAAGATTAATAGACATAGAAATTATATTTTTAGAAAAAGAAGCTATTTTAAAATCTATTAATTTGTCTGAAAAAGTTAGAAAAATATTTCCAAAACTAAAAATTTTAGTTAATTTTTGTAACGAAAAATTAAAAAAAAAATTAAGTAAATCTAGTAAAAACAATGTAAAAGTAGTTTTAATAATAGGAAAAAATGAAATAAAAAATAAATTTTTTACATTCAAAAATTTAGAAAAAAATAAACAAAAAGAATATTCATATAAAAAACTCATAAAAAAAATTAGTAATACTTTTAAATATAAGAAGTAA
- the gap gene encoding type I glyceraldehyde-3-phosphate dehydrogenase: MKIRVGINGFGRIGRLVFRLSQIYPNIEVVAINDLLDVKYIKYLLKYDSTHGKFNKKICVKKNLLIIDKKKIHISSEKNPENIPWGKLLVDVVIESTGIFISKENAEKHILSGAKKVVITAPTKDDIPMFVKGVNFNKYNGEKIVSNASCTTNCLAPIAKVLNDELNIIEGLMTTVHATTATQKTVDGISKKDWRGGRSAIQNIIPSSTGAAIAVGKVIPSLSGKLTGIAFRVPTANVSVVDLTVRYKKSATYKDICNIIKNASENKMKDIITYVKDDVVSTDFIGSKFTSIFDEKAGLSLNKNFSKIVSWYDNELGYSSKVLDLVNMISKQI, encoded by the coding sequence ATGAAAATAAGAGTTGGAATAAATGGTTTTGGAAGAATAGGAAGGTTAGTTTTTAGACTTTCACAAATTTATCCAAATATAGAAGTTGTTGCAATAAATGATTTGTTAGATGTAAAATATATAAAATATTTATTAAAATATGATTCTACACATGGAAAATTTAATAAAAAAATATGTGTAAAAAAAAATTTGTTAATAATAGATAAAAAAAAAATACATATATCTTCAGAAAAAAATCCAGAAAATATACCATGGGGAAAATTGTTAGTAGATGTAGTAATAGAATCAACAGGAATTTTCATAAGCAAAGAAAATGCAGAAAAACATATATTATCTGGAGCAAAAAAAGTAGTTATTACAGCTCCTACAAAAGATGATATTCCAATGTTTGTTAAAGGAGTTAATTTTAATAAATATAACGGAGAAAAAATAGTTTCTAATGCATCATGTACAACAAATTGTTTGGCGCCTATAGCTAAGGTTTTAAACGACGAACTAAATATAATAGAAGGTTTAATGACTACTGTTCATGCAACAACAGCAACACAAAAAACTGTAGATGGAATTTCTAAAAAAGATTGGAGAGGAGGAAGAAGTGCAATTCAAAATATAATACCATCTTCTACAGGTGCTGCTATAGCAGTAGGAAAAGTAATACCTTCACTTTCAGGAAAATTAACAGGAATAGCTTTTAGAGTACCTACGGCTAATGTTTCTGTAGTAGATCTAACTGTAAGATATAAAAAATCTGCTACATATAAAGACATTTGTAACATAATTAAAAATGCTTCTGAAAACAAAATGAAAGACATAATTACTTATGTAAAAGATGATGTAGTTTCTACAGATTTCATTGGAAGTAAATTTACATCTATTTTTGATGAAAAAGCTGGTCTTTCATTAAATAAAAATTTTTCTAAAATAGTATCATGGTACGATAATGAATTAGGATATTCAAGTAAAGTATTAGATTTAGTCAATATGATATCTAAACAAATATAG
- the glyA gene encoding serine hydroxymethyltransferase: MFNIKNKITKDKKISKILKKEKIRQENQVTLIASENYVSNAVLSAQGSIFTNKYAEGKIKNRYYAGCKYVDKIEKIAIERAKRLFCVKYVNVQPHSGTQANFAAYSSVLKYGDTILGMDLSHGGHLTHGSDVNFSGKLYNFIHYKTNKKGEIDYSNIRKLAKKHKPKMIVGGFSSYSGDCNWKKMRKISNEINAFLLVDISHIAGLIIAGLYNNPIPYAHIITSTTHKTLSGPRGGIILSNHDDKNLFKKIDSSVFPGCQGGPLVHVMLAKAIAFKEAYGQKFKNYQIQVIKNVKAMIKIFKKENFKIVSNGSKNHLFLLDLRKNNVTGKEIEERLYRANIVVNKNNIPDDDKKPSITSGIRIGTPAITRRGFLERESQKIAKWIIQIIKEKDNLNTILNIKNKVYKMCKLFPIYKNK, from the coding sequence TTGTTTAATATTAAAAATAAAATTACAAAAGATAAAAAAATTTCAAAAATATTAAAAAAAGAAAAAATTAGACAAGAAAATCAAGTTACTTTAATAGCATCAGAAAATTATGTAAGTAATGCTGTATTATCAGCGCAAGGGTCTATCTTTACTAATAAATATGCTGAAGGAAAAATAAAAAATAGATATTATGCAGGATGCAAATATGTTGATAAAATTGAAAAAATAGCAATAGAAAGAGCAAAAAGATTATTTTGTGTTAAATATGTAAATGTACAGCCACATTCTGGTACACAAGCGAATTTTGCTGCATATTCTTCAGTATTAAAATACGGTGATACAATTTTAGGAATGGATTTATCTCATGGTGGTCATTTAACTCATGGATCTGATGTAAATTTTTCTGGAAAATTATATAATTTTATACATTATAAAACTAATAAAAAAGGTGAAATAGATTATTCAAATATAAGAAAATTAGCTAAAAAACATAAACCTAAAATGATAGTTGGCGGTTTTTCTTCATATTCTGGTGATTGCAATTGGAAAAAAATGAGAAAAATTTCAAATGAAATAAATGCATTTTTATTAGTAGATATTTCTCATATAGCAGGATTAATAATAGCTGGATTATATAACAATCCAATTCCTTATGCTCATATAATAACTAGCACAACTCATAAAACTTTGTCTGGACCTAGAGGTGGTATAATATTATCAAATCATGATGATAAAAACTTATTTAAAAAAATAGATTCTTCTGTTTTTCCAGGATGTCAAGGAGGTCCTTTAGTTCATGTTATGTTGGCTAAAGCTATAGCATTTAAAGAAGCTTACGGGCAGAAGTTTAAAAATTATCAAATACAAGTTATAAAAAATGTAAAAGCTATGATAAAAATATTTAAAAAAGAAAATTTTAAAATTGTATCAAACGGTAGCAAAAATCATTTGTTTTTGTTAGACCTAAGAAAAAACAATGTAACTGGAAAAGAAATTGAAGAACGTTTGTACAGAGCAAATATAGTTGTAAATAAAAATAATATACCTGATGATGATAAAAAACCTTCTATAACTTCAGGTATAAGAATAGGAACTCCTGCTATAACTAGAAGAGGTTTTTTAGAAAGAGAATCACAAAAAATAGCAAAATGGATAATACAAATTATAAAAGAAAAAGATAATTTAAACACTATATTAAACATTAAAAATAAAGTATATAAAATGTGTAAACTTTTTCCTATTTATAAAAATAAATAA
- a CDS encoding beta-propeller fold lactonase family protein, translated as MKKMFNKIIYISIPNEKIIKVLKINNNFIIKVLQKFNTCDNVQPLQIFFKKKILYAGLRPRCKILISKILENGCLKKINEVKLDFPSNHICLDLKNKFLFSSSYHGNCLEVYKIDENGIPIKKYTTFFNIKGCHFSTITLDNNFLLFTALKEDKIYFINLSDLKKKKKIIISYLKLEKNSGPRHLSLHPNKKYFYIINELNSTICTIKISSKKFNKFEIIQKISLVPKKQKKFWASEIQITSCGKYLYASDRIKNIISSFKIDKKKFILKFLKHYYTENQPRSFRIDSSGNFLAVVGEKSNSMSIYKINNLNGSLKKIVKKFFVGNNPIWINFYDL; from the coding sequence ATGAAAAAAATGTTTAATAAAATAATTTATATATCTATACCAAATGAAAAAATTATAAAAGTATTAAAAATTAACAATAATTTTATAATAAAAGTTTTACAAAAATTTAATACATGTGATAATGTACAACCATTACAAATATTTTTTAAAAAAAAAATTTTATATGCAGGATTAAGGCCTAGATGTAAAATTTTAATATCTAAAATATTAGAAAATGGTTGTTTAAAAAAAATTAATGAAGTTAAGTTAGATTTTCCATCTAATCACATTTGTTTAGACTTGAAAAATAAATTTTTATTTAGTAGTTCATATCATGGAAATTGTTTAGAAGTGTATAAAATAGATGAAAATGGTATACCTATTAAAAAATATACTACTTTTTTTAATATAAAAGGATGTCATTTTTCTACTATTACATTAGATAATAATTTTCTATTATTTACTGCTTTAAAAGAAGATAAAATATATTTTATAAATTTGTCAGATTTAAAAAAAAAAAAAAAAATAATAATTTCTTATTTAAAATTAGAAAAAAATTCTGGGCCTAGACATTTATCATTACATCCAAACAAAAAATATTTTTATATAATAAATGAATTAAATAGTACAATTTGTACAATTAAAATTTCTTCTAAAAAATTTAATAAATTTGAAATTATACAAAAAATAAGTTTAGTTCCTAAAAAACAAAAAAAGTTTTGGGCTTCTGAAATACAAATAACTTCATGTGGTAAATATTTATATGCTTCAGATAGAATAAAAAATATTATTTCTTCATTTAAAATTGATAAAAAAAAATTTATTTTAAAATTTTTAAAACACTATTATACAGAAAATCAACCTAGATCTTTTAGGATAGATTCTTCAGGAAATTTTTTAGCAGTTGTAGGAGAAAAATCAAATAGTATGTCTATATATAAAATTAATAATTTGAATGGATCTTTAAAAAAAATTGTTAAAAAATTTTTTGTGGGAAATAATCCTATATGGATAAATTTTTATGATTTATAA
- the fldA gene encoding flavodoxin FldA — protein MEKIGIFFGSDTGNTEKVAKKIFKKMNKKKVSLYDISTVSRKIIEKYKILILGIPTWYYGDLQCDWDDFIPILKKISFKKKIVALFGCGDQEDYSEYFCDAMYKIYKILKKNNAIFIGKWPSKDYKFDSSKALYDKNNFIGLIIDEDRQPEKSEFRINLWIKQLLLEIKKCSKNI, from the coding sequence ATGGAAAAAATTGGAATATTCTTTGGAAGTGATACTGGCAACACAGAAAAAGTTGCTAAAAAAATATTTAAAAAAATGAATAAAAAAAAAGTTAGTTTATATGACATATCTACTGTATCTAGAAAAATTATAGAAAAATATAAAATATTAATTTTAGGTATTCCTACATGGTATTATGGAGATTTACAATGTGATTGGGATGATTTTATTCCAATTTTAAAAAAAATAAGTTTTAAAAAAAAGATTGTAGCATTATTTGGATGTGGTGATCAAGAAGATTATTCAGAATATTTTTGTGATGCTATGTATAAAATATATAAAATTTTAAAAAAAAATAATGCTATATTTATTGGAAAATGGCCATCTAAAGATTATAAATTTGATTCTTCTAAAGCTTTGTATGATAAAAATAATTTTATTGGTTTAATAATAGATGAAGATAGACAACCTGAAAAAAGTGAATTTAGAATAAATTTATGGATAAAACAATTGTTATTAGAAATAAAAAAATGTAGTAAAAATATTTAA